Proteins encoded within one genomic window of Pongo pygmaeus isolate AG05252 chromosome 18, NHGRI_mPonPyg2-v2.0_pri, whole genome shotgun sequence:
- the LOC129015185 gene encoding transmembrane protein 78-like — protein sequence LTLSPRLECSGMILAHCSFDLPGSSIVIQGRAQWLTPVISALWEAEAG from the exons ctcactctgtcacccaggctggagtgcagtggcatgatcttggctcactgcagctttgacctcccaggctcaagt ATTGTAattcaaggccgggcgcagtggctcacgcctgtaatctcagcactttgggaggctgaggccggt